Proteins encoded by one window of Cloeon dipterum chromosome 4, ieCloDipt1.1, whole genome shotgun sequence:
- the babo gene encoding TGF-beta receptor type-1 isoform X2 — MLVWTLVATLLLSVSAQTPQTTKGKTITCFCDKCANLECVSDGYCYTSTRIDKETKQIEHDFRCFDKIAHFPPENPAWCKENAHLNPESLLRSAAVACCDNENYCNKALRPQIASMPPQFASMRPQGAGGKLIISSADEKIGDDLSTDTSLIIFVGTTVLVVLLLVLLVIYCGWTRNHKWKKQRPGALFKSNDSMDPQDQQPILGVNNTLRDIIDMTTSGSGSGLPLLVQRSIARQIQLVEIIGKGRFGEVWRGRWRGENVAVKIFSSREERSWFREAEIYQTVMLRHDNILGFIAADNKDNGTWTQLWLVTDFHENGSLFDYLSTRTVDIVGMIRMALSISTGLAHLHMEIVGTQGKPAIAHRDLKSKNILVKLNGTCAIGDLGLAVHYDDVDGKIDLATNSRVGTKRYMAPEVLDESICENHFDSFKRADVYALGLIFWEITRRCNVGGIYDEYQLPYYDLVPSDPTIEEMRKTVCEGRHRPSIPNRWQSIDALNAMSKVMKECWYHNAAARLTALRIKKTLANLGASEDIKPPQ, encoded by the exons ATGCTCGTCTGGACGTTGGTAGCTACCCTGCTGCTCTCGGTCTCGGCACAAACTCCGCAGACAACCAAAGGGAAAA CAATAACATGCTTCTGTGACAAGTGCGCGAACCTAGAATGCGTCTCAGACGGCTACTGCTACACGTCCACGCGGATAGATAAGGAAACGAAACAAATTGAGCATGATTTCAG gtgttttgataaaatcgcACACTTTCCTCCTGAAAACCCCGCATGGTGTAAAGAAAATGCCCATTTAAACCCTGAAAGTTTGCTACGCTCTGCTGCTGTGGCCTGCTGCGATAATGAAAACTATTGCAACAAGGCTCTGCGGCCGCAAATTGCAAGCATGCCTCCACAATTCGCAAGCATGCGCCCGCAAG GTGCCGGGGGCAAACTGATAATTTCTTCCGCAGACGAGAAAATTGGCGATGACCTGAGTACGGACACGTCCCTTATCATCTTTGTCGGCACCACCGTGTTGGTGGTCCTGCTGCTCGTGCTGCTGGTCATCTACTGTGGCTGGACGCGAAACCACAAGTGGAAGAAGCAGCGGCCCGGTGCCCTCTTCAAGTCGAATGACTCGATGGACCCGCAAGACCAGCAGCCCATACTGGGGGTGAACAACACGCTCAGGGACATAATTGACATGACGACCAGCGGATCAGGCTCAG GTCTGCCGTTACTCGTGCAAAGAAGCATCGCTCGGCAAATCCAGCTGGTCGAGATCATCGGAAAAGGCAGATTTGGCGAAGTTTGGCGCGGACGGTGGCGTGGTGAGAACGTGGCCGTGAAAATCTTTTCCTCGCGCGAGGAGCGGTCATGGTTCCGCGAGGCCGAGATCTACCAAACCGTCATGCTGAGACACGACAACATACTCGGCTTCATCGCAGCCGACAACAAAG ATAACGGTACATGGACTCAGCTCTGGTTGGTCACGGACTTCCACGAGAATGGCTCACTATTTGACTACCTCAGCACTCGAACCGTCGACATCGTCGGAATGATTCGGATGGCGCTCTCCATTTCCACAGGCCTGGCTCATCTGCACATGGAAATCGTTGGAACGCAAG GAAAGCCAGCCATCGCCCATAGAGATTTGAAGTCGAAAAACATCCTAGTCAAGCTGAACGGCACGTGTGCTATCGGTGATCTCGGGCTCGCCGTCCACTACGACGACGTCGATGGCAAAATCGACCTGGCCACAAACAGCAGGGTCGGCACCAAGCGTTACATGGCGCCAGAGGTCCTGGACGAGTCGATCTGCGAGAATCACTTTGATTCGTTTAAGCGCGCCGATGTTTATGCTTTGGGCTTGATTTTCTGGGAGATCACGCGAAGATGCAACGTTGGag GGATCTATGATGAGTACCAACTGCCATATTACGATTTGGTACCTTCGGATCCAACCATTGAAGAGATGAGGAAAACAGTGTGCGAAGGCAGACACAGGCCTTCAATTCCTAATAGGTGGCAGTCGATAGAC GCTTTGAACGCCATGTCAAAAGTAATGAAGGAGTGTTGGTATCACAACGCGGCTGCTCGCCTAACAGCTCTCAGGATCAAGAAGACTCTGGCCAATTTGGGTGCTAGTGAAGATATCAAGCCTCCTCAGTGA
- the babo gene encoding TGF-beta receptor type-1 isoform X8 has translation MPFAVECCDSGDYCNKHLRPLLHSKNQSGAGGKLIISSADEKIGDDLSTDTSLIIFVGTTVLVVLLLVLLVIYCGWTRNHKWKKQRPGALFKSNDSMDPQDQQPILGVNNTLRDIIDMTTSGSGSGLPLLVQRSIARQIQLVEIIGKGRFGEVWRGRWRGENVAVKIFSSREERSWFREAEIYQTVMLRHDNILGFIAADNKDNGTWTQLWLVTDFHENGSLFDYLSTRTVDIVGMIRMALSISTGLAHLHMEIVGTQAGKPAIAHRDLKSKNILVKLNGTCAIGDLGLAVHYDDVDGKIDLATNSRVGTKRYMAPEVLDESICENHFDSFKRADVYALGLIFWEITRRCNVGGIYDEYQLPYYDLVPSDPTIEEMRKTVCEGRHRPSIPNRWQSIDALNAMSKVMKECWYHNAAARLTALRIKKTLANLGASEDIKPPQ, from the exons ATGCCATTTGCCGTAGAATGTTGTGATTCGGGAGATTATTGTAACAAACACCTCAGGCCCCTTCTGCATTCCAAGAATCAGTCAG GTGCCGGGGGCAAACTGATAATTTCTTCCGCAGACGAGAAAATTGGCGATGACCTGAGTACGGACACGTCCCTTATCATCTTTGTCGGCACCACCGTGTTGGTGGTCCTGCTGCTCGTGCTGCTGGTCATCTACTGTGGCTGGACGCGAAACCACAAGTGGAAGAAGCAGCGGCCCGGTGCCCTCTTCAAGTCGAATGACTCGATGGACCCGCAAGACCAGCAGCCCATACTGGGGGTGAACAACACGCTCAGGGACATAATTGACATGACGACCAGCGGATCAGGCTCAG GTCTGCCGTTACTCGTGCAAAGAAGCATCGCTCGGCAAATCCAGCTGGTCGAGATCATCGGAAAAGGCAGATTTGGCGAAGTTTGGCGCGGACGGTGGCGTGGTGAGAACGTGGCCGTGAAAATCTTTTCCTCGCGCGAGGAGCGGTCATGGTTCCGCGAGGCCGAGATCTACCAAACCGTCATGCTGAGACACGACAACATACTCGGCTTCATCGCAGCCGACAACAAAG ATAACGGTACATGGACTCAGCTCTGGTTGGTCACGGACTTCCACGAGAATGGCTCACTATTTGACTACCTCAGCACTCGAACCGTCGACATCGTCGGAATGATTCGGATGGCGCTCTCCATTTCCACAGGCCTGGCTCATCTGCACATGGAAATCGTTGGAACGCAAG CAGGAAAGCCAGCCATCGCCCATAGAGATTTGAAGTCGAAAAACATCCTAGTCAAGCTGAACGGCACGTGTGCTATCGGTGATCTCGGGCTCGCCGTCCACTACGACGACGTCGATGGCAAAATCGACCTGGCCACAAACAGCAGGGTCGGCACCAAGCGTTACATGGCGCCAGAGGTCCTGGACGAGTCGATCTGCGAGAATCACTTTGATTCGTTTAAGCGCGCCGATGTTTATGCTTTGGGCTTGATTTTCTGGGAGATCACGCGAAGATGCAACGTTGGag GGATCTATGATGAGTACCAACTGCCATATTACGATTTGGTACCTTCGGATCCAACCATTGAAGAGATGAGGAAAACAGTGTGCGAAGGCAGACACAGGCCTTCAATTCCTAATAGGTGGCAGTCGATAGAC GCTTTGAACGCCATGTCAAAAGTAATGAAGGAGTGTTGGTATCACAACGCGGCTGCTCGCCTAACAGCTCTCAGGATCAAGAAGACTCTGGCCAATTTGGGTGCTAGTGAAGATATCAAGCCTCCTCAGTGA